A DNA window from Pungitius pungitius chromosome 1, fPunPun2.1, whole genome shotgun sequence contains the following coding sequences:
- the rbm4.1 gene encoding RNA-binding protein 4.1 — MVKIFIGNLSPDTTSDELRSLFSQYGKIGECTIVKNFGFVHMDDKAEAEEAISNLHHYELNGMPMNVEMSRSKSKGSTKLHVGNIACTNQELRAKFEEFGAVAECDIVKNYAFVHMDRMEDAVEAINQLDNTAFKGKLMSVKLSTSRLRTAPGMGDRSGCYRCGQEGHWSKECPLDQNGFHRNGSEPKSDGFDDSRFGEHARNRGYQPDFSGDPDYGAGFAPPHGFSRGAGHGGSIPGFGRGSGYENAMRFGPHPGYGLSGVADHSMARMYGSEAAYRGNGSLYGAVPAYPMRRSPYEERDPYGVVDYYEKYRANAFGGSYFEEPRAAPLPAPSTSSSTPLMRDRLPPSSVDAYECPPHPPPTAPVSSYYARDRSPIRRVPVEADGFTYDRSRLSPVPAVPRSSTFDHAAADRTRFTY; from the exons ATGGTGAAAATATTCATTGGGAACTTGTCGCCAGACACCACATCAGATGAACTTCGCTCTCTTTTCTCCCAATATGGCAAGATCGGGGAGTGCACTATTGTCAAGAATTTTGGCTTTGTGCACATGGACGACAAAGCAGAGGCAGAGGAAGCCATCAGCAACCTCCACCATTATGAGCTAAATGGCATGCCAATGAATGTAGAAATGAGCCGCAGCAAGTCGAAAGGGTCCACCAAACTCCACGTCGGCAACATTGCCTGCACCAACCAGGAGCTGAGGGCCAAGTTTGAAGAGTTTGGCGCTGTGGCAGAGTGTGACATAGTAAAAAACTATGCTTTTGTTCACATGGATCGTATGGAGGATGCCGTGGAGGCCATTAATCAGTTAGACAACACAGCTTTTAAAG gcaAACTGATGAGCGTGAAGCTTTCGACTAGCCGCCTGCGTACTGCGCCGGGAATGGGAGACCGATCGGGTTGTTATCGTTGCGGGCAGGAAGGCCACTGGTCCAAAGAGTGTCCCCTAGACCAAAATGGCTTCCACAGAAATGGCTCAGAGCCAAAGTCTGATGGATTCGATGACTCGAGATTTGGCGAGCATGCTCGCAACAGGGGTTATCAACCGGACTTCAGTGGCGACCCAGATTATGGTGCCGGCTTTGCACCTCCACATGGTTTTTCCCGGGGTGCCGGTCACGGCGGCAGCATCCCGGGGTTCGGACGGGGTTCGGGCTACGAGAATGCAATGAGATTCGGGCCGCACCCCGGTTACGGCTTAAGCGGTGTTGCTGACCATAGCATGGCTCGGATGTACGGCAGCGAGGCGGCATACAGGGGCAACGGCTCGCTCTATGGCGCGGTACCAGCCTACCCGATGCGACGGTCGCCTTACGAGGAACGGGATCCGTACGGTGTCGTGGACTACTACGAGAAGTACAGGGCCAATGCTTTCGGAGGCAGTTATTTTGAGGAACCCCGCGCCGCCCCCTTGCCTGCTCCATCAACATCATCCTCCACACCTTTAATGAGGGATCGTCTGCCCCCCTCTAGCGTCGATGCATAcgagtgccccccccaccctcctccaacAGCCCCAGTCTCTTCATACTACGCACGTGATCGAAGTCCGATTCGGAGAGTCCCCGTCGAGGCAGATGGATTCACATATGACCGTTCGCGCCTTTCCCCTGTGCCCGCCGTTCCAAGGAGCTCTACCTTTGACCATGCGGCTGCTGATCGTACACGATTTACTTACTAA
- the sf1 gene encoding splicing factor 1, with amino-acid sequence MATGANATPLGKLHPSIGAKRGFDAGPGAGNGLMPAPGPPAPFPSLQAFQPPMPTVSFPQPLQFNPVAAFPTQAPLQPVVGGGMAKADFCQKKSRKKSRWSSETPDQKTVIPGMPTVIPPGLTRDQERAYIVQLQIEDQTRKLRTGDLGIPVNPEDRSPSPEPIYNSEGKRLNTREYRTRKKIEEERHSLITEMVGLNPDFKPPADYKPPATRVNDKVMIPQDEYPEINFVGLLIGPRGNTLKNIEKECCAKIMIRGKGSVKEGKVGRKDGQMLPGEDEPLHALVTANTMENVKKAVEQIRNILKQGIETPEDQNDLRKMQLRELARLNGTLREDDNRILRPWQNSEPRSITNTTLCTKCGGAGHISSDCKYTSSFAAHRATGGEPPQSAQDKARMDKEYLSLMAELGEAPVPTSGGGHSSSHGGSQRSSGLNNNQQSSRPPWMSSSQSESRNFHSMHGAPGGHGGHHSYPPPMPNMGGPPMPPNPNGLPPPWMQPPPPPMGQGPGPHGHPMGLLPPPMSMMPPPPPPPSNQPPPPPSGPLPPWQQQAPPPPPTSSMATSTPLPWQQNTTTTSSPGTGSLPPWQQPQQSATSGAQPPPPMGSPSMVPPPPGVQPPLPPGAPPPPPPPPPGSTGMMYAPPPPPPPMDPSNYVTMMGMGVPGMPPFGMPPAPPPPPPQN; translated from the exons ATGGCCACGGGCGCAAACGCAACACCTTTAGGAAAGTTGCACCCCAGCATTGGCGCTAAACGAGGATTTGACGCCGGGCCTGGTGCGGGGAACGGGTTGATGCCAGCACCGGGGCCGCCTGCACCGTTCCCTTCTCTGCAGGCGTTCCAGCCCCCGATGCCAACGGTATCATTTCCTCAACCTCTTCAGTTCAACCCCGTGGCCGCTTTTCCGACCCAGGCTCCACTACAACCAGTTGTGGGTGGAGGAATGGCCAAAGCAG ATTTCTGTCAGAAGAAATCAAGGAAGAAGAGTCGCTGGAGCAGCGAGACGCCTGATCAGAAGACTGTCATACCGGGCATGCCCACTGTTATTCCCCCTGGATTGACCCGGGATCAAGAGAGAGCCTATATAG TCCAACTGCAGATTGAAGACCAGACTCGTAAACTGCGTACAGGAGACCTGGGAATCCCTGTTAACCCTGAGGACAG GTCTCCCTCTCCCGAGCCCATCTACAACAGCGAGGGCAAGAGGTTAAACACTCGTGAGTATCGCACCCGAAAGAAGATTGAGGAAGAGCGTCACTCCCTCATCACCGAGATGGTTGGACTCAACCCAGACTTCAAGCCTCCTGCCGACTACAA ACCTCCAGCCACCAGAGTCAACGACAAGGTTATGATCCCCCAAGACGAATACCCTGAAATAAACTTTGTTGGTCTGCTGATTGGACCACG TGGTAATACACTGAAGAACATTGAAAAGGAGTGCTGCGCCAAGATCATGATCCGGGGAAAGGGTTCTGTGAAGGAGGGAAAGGTGGGACGGAAGGACGGACAGATGCTGCCCGGGGAAGACGAGCCTCTGCACGCCCTGGTCACTGCCAACACAATGGAGAACGTCAAGAAAGCTGTAGAGCAG ATTCGCAACATTCTGAAGCAAGGCATTGAGACGCCCGAGGATCAGAACGACCTACGGAAGATGCAGCTGAGGGAGCTCGCCAGACTCAACGGCACACTGAGGGAAGATGACAACAG GATCCTTCGTCCTTGGCAGAACTCGGAGCCACGCAGCATTACCAACACCACCCTTTGTACAAAGTGTGGTGGAGCAGGCCACATCTCCTCCGACTGCAAGTACACCAG cTCATTCGCTGCCCACAGAGCGACAGGTGGCGAGCCTCCTCAGTCGGCCCAGGACAAAGCTCGTATGGACAAGGAATATCTGTCTCTGATGGCCGAACTAGGGGAGGCCCCGGTTCCCACATCTGGTGGAGGACACTCCAGCAGCCATGGAGGGTCGCAGCGGTCCTCGGGACTCAACAATAACCAGCAATCA AGCCGGCCTCCTTGGATGAGCTCCAGTCAGTCTGAGAGCAGGAACTTCCATAGCATGCACGGGGCACCTGGCGGCCATGGAGGACACCATAGCTACCCTCCCCCCATGCCGAACATGGGAGGTCCTCCTATGCCCCCCAACCCGAATGGTCTGCCTCCCCCCTGGATgcagccccctcctcctcccatgggACAGGGACCAGGACCTCATGGACATCCCATGG GTCTGCTGCCACCTCCAATGAGCATGATGCCGCCTCCGCCACCTCCCCCCAGCAACCAgccaccacctcctccctctggaCCCCTTCCGCCGTGGCAACAGCAGGCtccaccaccccctcccaccaGCAGCATGGCAACCAGTACACCGCTACCGTGGCAACAGA ATACAACCACCACGTCCAGCCCTGGCACCGGCAGCCTGCCTCCatggcagcagccccagcagtCTGCAACCTCCGGAGCCCAGCCCCCACCACCCATGGGTTCACCATCCATGGTGCCACCTCCCCCTGGTGTCCAGCCCCCTTTACCCCCAggtgcccctcctcctccccctccccctcctccaggctCAACTGGCATGATGTATGCccctccgccgcctccgcctcccATGGACCCTTCCAACTATGTCACCATGATGGGGATGGGGGTGCCGGGCATGCCCCCCTTTGGCATGCCCCCtgccccaccaccccctcctcctcagaaTTAA
- the pygmb gene encoding phosphorylase, glycogen, muscle b, protein MAKPLTDQDKRKQISVRGLAGVENVSDLKTNFNRHLHFTLVKDRNVATKRDYYFALANTVRDYLVGRWIRTQQHYYEKDPKRVYYLSLEFYMGRTLQNTMVNLALENACDEATYQLGLDMEELQDIEEDAGLGNGGLGRLAACFLDSMASLGLAAYGYGIRYEFGIFNQKIVDGWQVEEADDWLRYGNPWEKARPEYMRPVHFYGRVEHTEEGVKWVDTQVVLALPYDTPVPGYRNNIVNTMRLWSAKAPCDFNLKDFNVGGYIQAVLDRNLAENISRVLYPNDNFFEGKELRLKQEYFVVAATLQDIIRRFKASKFGSTEFVRLDLSSLPDKVAIQLNDTHPAMAIPELMRILVDVEKLTWGKAWDIVVRTCAYTNHTVLPEALERWPVDLFQNLLPRHLEIIYEINRRHLERIATLYPGDLDRMRRMSLIEEGDVKKINMAHLCIVGSHAVNGVARIHSEIIKDTVFKDFYEADPEKFQNKTNGITPRRWLVMCNPGLAEVIAERIGDDYIRDLDQLKNLLDFVDDDSFIRDVAKVKQENKLKFAAHLEETYKVKINPNSMFDVQVKRIHEYKRQLLNCLHIITLYNRIQKEPNKSWTPRTIMIGGKAAPGYHTAKMIIKLITSIGDVVNNDPMVGDRLKVIYLENYRVSLAEKVIPASDLSEQISTAGTEASGTGNMKFMLNGALTIGTMDGANVEMAEEAGEENLFIFGMRVPDVKAMDKTGYDAMSYYNRIPELKQAMDQISGGLFSPSQPDLFKDLVNMLLQHDRFKVFADYEDYIKCQERVSELYKDPKEWTKMVIHNIAGCGKFSSDRTISQYAREIWGMEPSLEKIAAPDDPR, encoded by the exons ATGGCCAAGCCACTGACGGACCAGGACAAGAGGAAGCAGATCTCGGTTAGGGGGCTGGCCGGGGTGGAAAACGTCTCGGACCTGAAAACCAATTTCAACCGGCACCTCCACTTCACCCTGGTGAAAGACCGAAATGTGGCCACCAAACGGGACTACTACTTCGCCCTGGCCAACACGGTCCGGGACTACCTGGTGGGACGCTGGATCCGGACACAGCAGCACTATTATGAAAAAGACCCCAAA CGTGTCTACTACCTCTCCCTGGAGTTCTACATGGGTCGCACTCTGCAGAATACCATGGTCAACCTGGCCTTGGAGAACGCCTGCGATGAAGCCACATACCAG CTGGGCCTGGacatggaggagctgcaggacatCGAGGAAGATGCCGGTCTAGGCAACGGTGGTCTGGGTCGCCTGGCTG CTTGCTTCCTGGACTCCATGGCCTCTCTGGGCCTGGCTGCTTATGGATACGGCATCCGCTACGAGTTTGGCATCTTCAATCAGAAAATAGTCGACGGCTGGCAG GTGGAGGAAGCTGATGACTGGCTGCGCTATGGCAACCCCTGGGAGAAGGCTCGGCCCGAGTACATGCGTCCGGTCCACTTCTACGGACGAGTGGAGCACACAGAGGAAGGAGTGAAGTGGGTCGACACACAA GTGGTTCTGGCTCTTCCTTATGACACCCCAGTCCCCGGTTACAGAAACAACATCGTCAACACCATGAGACTGTGGTCTGCTAAGGCCCCGTGTGACTTTAACCTAAAGGACT TTAATGTTGGTGGCTACATTCAAGCCGTGCTGGACAGAAACCTGGCTGAGAACATCTCCAGGGTCCTCTACCCTAACGACAAT TTCTTTGAGGGGAAGGAGCTGCGTCTGAAGCAGGAGTACTTTGTCGTAGCAGCGACTCTTCAGGACATCATCCGCCGATTCAAAGCCTCCAAGTTTGGCTCCACTGAGTTTGTGCGACTGGACCTGTCTTCGCTGCCGGACAAG GTAGCCATCCAGCTGAACGACACCCATCCTGCTATGGCCATCCCCGAGCTGATGAGGATCCTGGTGGACGTTGAGAAACTCACTTGGGGGAAG GCCTGGGACATTGTGGTCCGTACCTGTGCCTACACCAACCACACCGTCCTGCCCGAAGCCCTGGAGCGCTGGCCCGTCGACCTCTTCCAAAACCTGCTGCCACGTCATCTGGAGATCATCTACGAGATCAACCGCAGGCATctggag CGCATCGCCACGCTATACCCTGGAGATCTTGACCGCATGCGCCGAATGTCCCTGATCGAGGAAGGGGACGTCAAGAAAATCAACATGGCCCACCTGTGCATTGTGGGATCTCATGCTGTTAACGGAGTGGCCCGCATCCACTCCGAGATCATCAAAGACACCGT GTTCAAGGATTTCTATGAAGCGGACCCTGAAAAGTTTCAGAATAAGACCAACGGCATCACACCCAGGCGCTGGCTGGTCATGTGCAACCCTGGCCTGGCTGAGGTCATCGCAGAG AGGATTGGTGACGACTACATCCGTGACCTTGACCAGCTGAAGAACCTTCTGGACTTTGTGGACGATGATTCCTTCATTCGGGATGTTGCCAAAGTCAAACAA GAGAACAAGTTGAAGTTTGCTGCCCACCTTGAGGAGACTTACAAGGTGAAGATCAACCCCAACTCCATGTTTGATGTCCAGGTGAAGAGGATCCACGAGTACAAAAGGCAGCTGCTCAACTGCCTGCACATCATCACGCTGTACAACC GAATCCAGAAGGAACCCAACAAGTCATGGACCCCCAGGACCATCATGATTGGAGGAAAG GCGGCTCCCGGTTACCACACGGCCAAGATGATCATCAAGCTGATCACATCGATTGGAGACGTCGTAAATAATGACCCCATGGTGGGAGATCGCCTCAAAGTCATCTACCTGGAGAACTATCGGGTCTCTCTGGCTGAGAAAG TTATTCCTGCATCTGACCTGTCGGAGCAGATCTCAACAGCAGGCACTGAGGCCTCTGGCACCGGGAACATGAAGTTCATGCTGAATGGAGCCCTCACCATAGGCACCATGGATGGAGCCAACGTGGAAATGGCAGAGGAAGCTGGAGAGGAGAACCTTTTCATCTTTGGCATGAGGGTGCCCGATGTGAAGGCTATGGACAAGACTGG TTATGACGCCATGTCGTACTACAACCGTATCCCAGAGCTGAAGCAGGCAATGGACCAGATATCTGGAGGCCTCTTCAGCCCCAGCCAGCCTGACCTCTTCAAAGACCTCGTCAACATGCTGTTGCAGCACGATAG GTTCAAGGTGTTTGCAGACTACGAGGACTACATCAAATGTCAAGAGAGAGTCAGCGAACTCTACAAG GACCCTAAAGAGTGGACCAAGATGGTGATCCACAACATCGCCGGCTGTGGCAAATTCTCCAGTGACCGCACCATCTCCCAGTATGCCAGGGAGATCTGGGGCATGGAGCCCAGTCTGGAAAAGATCGCCGCTCCTGACGATCCTCGCTAA